Proteins co-encoded in one Streptococcus parauberis NCFD 2020 genomic window:
- the murT gene encoding lipid II isoglutaminyl synthase subunit MurT codes for MKIKTFMGITAGKSAQFVLNKLGRGSTYPGKLALQMDKDILDSLAKDYEIVVITGTNGKTLTTALTVGILKEAFGQVLTNPSGANMITGIVSTFLTAKTGKSGKKIAVLEIDEASLPKITKYITPSLFVFTNIFRDQMDRYGEIYTTYQMIINGAKNAPEATILSNGDSPIFASKELDNPVKYYGFNTEDHEPKLAHYNTEGILCPNCEHILNYRLNTYANLGHYICPNCQFERPELDYQLTELTNISHNMSEFVIDNQSYKINVGGLYNIYNALAAVSVAEFFGVAPEKIKAGFEKSRAVFGRQETFTIGNKTCTIVLIKNPVGASQALEMINLADFPFSLSVLLNANYADGIDTSWIWDANFELINQMDITEINAGGVRHSEIARRLRVTGYDETKITQAEKLEDIMVAIEAQETDHAYILATYTAMLQFRELLANRHIVNKEMN; via the coding sequence TATCCTGGTAAATTGGCTTTACAAATGGACAAGGATATCTTAGACTCCCTTGCCAAAGATTATGAAATTGTAGTAATCACTGGAACCAATGGTAAAACTTTAACAACTGCACTAACTGTTGGAATCTTAAAAGAAGCTTTTGGACAAGTATTAACTAATCCAAGTGGTGCCAACATGATTACAGGAATTGTTTCAACTTTCTTAACTGCTAAGACTGGTAAATCCGGTAAGAAGATTGCTGTTTTAGAAATTGATGAAGCAAGTCTTCCTAAAATTACTAAATATATCACACCAAGTTTGTTCGTTTTTACTAATATCTTTCGTGATCAAATGGACCGCTATGGTGAAATTTATACAACTTATCAAATGATTATTAATGGTGCTAAAAATGCTCCAGAAGCTACAATCCTCAGCAACGGTGATAGTCCAATTTTTGCCTCTAAAGAGCTTGATAATCCGGTCAAATACTATGGTTTCAATACAGAAGACCATGAACCAAAATTAGCTCATTATAATACTGAAGGAATTCTTTGCCCTAATTGTGAGCATATTTTAAACTATCGTTTAAACACCTATGCTAATTTAGGACATTACATTTGTCCAAATTGTCAATTTGAGCGACCAGAGCTAGACTATCAATTAACAGAATTGACTAATATCAGTCATAATATGTCTGAATTTGTAATTGATAATCAATCCTATAAAATTAATGTCGGAGGCTTATACAACATTTATAATGCCCTAGCTGCCGTTTCAGTAGCTGAATTCTTCGGAGTAGCTCCAGAAAAAATTAAAGCTGGTTTTGAAAAGAGCCGTGCTGTTTTTGGTCGTCAAGAAACTTTTACTATTGGCAATAAAACATGTACTATTGTGCTGATTAAAAATCCAGTTGGAGCTAGTCAGGCTTTAGAAATGATTAACTTGGCAGACTTCCCATTCTCATTATCAGTCTTACTTAATGCCAATTATGCTGACGGTATTGATACTTCTTGGATTTGGGATGCTAACTTTGAATTGATTAACCAAATGGATATTACTGAAATCAATGCTGGTGGTGTCCGTCATTCTGAAATTGCCCGTCGTCTTCGTGTTACAGGTTATGACGAAACTAAAATTACTCAAGCTGAAAAATTAGAAGATATTATGGTAGCAATTGAAGCACAAGAAACGGATCACGCTTATATTTTAGCTACTTATACAGCTATGCTTCAATTCCGAGAGTTGCTTGCAAACCGTCATATCGTGAATAAGGAGATGAACTAA
- the gatD gene encoding lipid II isoglutaminyl synthase subunit GatD, protein MTYTSLQSPERQDYKYQIRIAHLYGNLMNTYGDNGNVLMLKYVAEKLGAQVTVDIVSIDDDLDPDHYDIIFFGGGQDYEQTIVARDLPGKKAAIADYIEKEKVILAICGGFQLLGQYYVQANGEKIDGIGVMGHYTLSQNKNRYIGDIKIHNEEFNETYYGFENHQGRTFLSDDENPLGKVVYGNGNNKVDQTEGVHYKNVFGSYFHGPILSRNVNLTYRLVTTALKNKYGSAIELTDYTTVLGNEVSEEYADVKSKAEFEQK, encoded by the coding sequence ATGACATACACTTCTTTACAATCTCCTGAAAGACAGGACTATAAATACCAAATTAGAATTGCTCATTTATATGGAAATCTAATGAACACTTATGGTGACAATGGCAATGTTTTAATGCTCAAATACGTTGCAGAAAAACTCGGTGCTCAAGTTACTGTCGATATTGTCTCAATTGATGATGACCTTGATCCAGACCATTACGATATTATCTTCTTTGGTGGGGGACAAGATTACGAACAAACCATTGTCGCTCGTGACTTACCTGGAAAAAAAGCCGCTATTGCCGATTATATAGAAAAAGAGAAAGTCATTTTAGCAATCTGCGGTGGTTTTCAGTTACTCGGACAGTATTACGTCCAAGCAAATGGCGAGAAAATTGATGGTATCGGGGTAATGGGACATTACACGTTAAGCCAAAATAAAAATCGCTACATCGGAGATATTAAAATTCATAATGAAGAATTTAATGAAACCTACTATGGCTTCGAAAACCATCAGGGTCGTACCTTCTTATCAGATGATGAGAACCCCTTAGGGAAAGTTGTCTACGGAAATGGCAACAATAAGGTAGATCAGACTGAAGGCGTTCATTACAAAAATGTCTTTGGTAGCTACTTCCACGGACCAATCCTATCTCGGAATGTTAATCTAACCTACCGGTTAGTGACGACTGCCTTGAAAAATAAATATGGTTCAGCAATAGAATTGACTGACTACACTACTGTCCTTGGAAATGAAGTTTCTGAAGAATATGCAGATGTTAAAAGTAAAGCTGAATTTGAACAAAAATAA